In one Zobellia galactanivorans genomic region, the following are encoded:
- a CDS encoding DUF6787 family protein yields the protein MKKLKQRWGVDSNFQLAVIFLVFAITGSCATKLAAPITSFIGLDSETTSAWLYWTARIFLIFPIYQVLLVAFGWLFGQFRFFWNFEKKMIHRLGLGFLLK from the coding sequence ATGAAAAAACTTAAACAACGCTGGGGCGTAGACTCCAATTTTCAGTTAGCCGTCATTTTTTTGGTCTTTGCCATTACCGGCTCCTGTGCTACCAAACTTGCTGCCCCCATTACTTCTTTTATAGGTCTTGACAGCGAAACTACGAGTGCCTGGTTATACTGGACGGCACGTATTTTCTTGATATTCCCTATTTACCAAGTGCTTTTGGTGGCCTTTGGATGGCTCTTTGGTCAGTTTCGGTTCTTCTGGAATTTTGAAAAGAAAATGATCCACAGGCTTGGCCTAGGCTTCTTGCTTAAATAA